Genomic segment of Paenibacillus polymyxa:
AGATAATTATGTTTGGAGCTGTTATGGAGATGTGCAAGGGCTTAGCGAGCAGCGCCATCAAGCACTGCAGGATTGCACCCAGGATATGAGGAAGCACCCAGAACGCTACGTTGCTGCGGTACTGCCGAAGCTTCCCTTTGGAGATGAACAGTTTAATATCGTGCTGTCTGCCCATTTTCTGTTTATGTATAGTGATCGACTCGACTATGAGTTTCATAAGAATACGGTACACGAACTGCTGCGAGTGGCTTCAGAGGAAGTTCGCATTTTTCCTCTGACCGATTTAACGGGAACTCGTTACGATCTGCTAGATCGTTTGATTCTTGAGCTGGAGGCAGAAGGCTTACGGGTGACAGAGGCCAAGGTTCCGTATGAGTTTATGCGTAACGGCAACTCTCTGTTAAGCATACGAAAGATATAGGGCAGGTTTAGGTGTAGAGGGAGCAAGCGATTAGCTTGCTCCCTTTCTGGTTATTGAGATGAAAATTAGAAAAATTTAGAATATCAAGAAACATTCCCACATTTTTATCGTCTATATTATGGAATACCTTACGTATGAAGGTAAGATTTTTCAAAGCCCGAAGGTAAAAATCAACTCACAAAGGAGCTTATGCATGTTAAAAAAGTTAGGATTAGCTGCATTGATTCTGGTTACTAGCCTCTCCGTTATGGGAACAGGCTGGGCCGCATCCGGCACAACAACCATTGAAGTTTCTAAAACTGCTCTGGATTACAACGTTGCTCGCCCGCTGAGCGATGGTGCTTTTCATGATGGCTTATTGGCTGCTGAAACATCTGCTGGAAACCTCGTGTATTACAATACCAAAGGAGAGAAAGCTTTCTCACTTCCCGCCGAGCTTAAACCCATTGGTGATTTTCATGAGCAGCGAGCCGTAGTCAAAAATACAAAAAACAATCTCTATGGATACATTAACACCAAAGGGACACTGGTCATCCCTTGCCAATATACCGAAGCCAATTTCTTTTCCGAAGGAAAAGCCAAGGTTACCATAGCAGACACCAAAGAAAATGCAATTATAGATCGAACGGGAAAAATCATTTCTCATTTTAAAGAAAATGGGGATTCAGAATATATATTTACGGACGGTCTGGCTCTTGCCTACGCCCCCAACACTGGCAAGATCGGTTTTGTGAATGCCTCTGGTCAACTAGCAATTCCCTTTAAATATAAATACAGTCGTGGTTTCTCGGATGGCTTGGCTATTGTTCAGAATAGCCAAGGGCTATACGGATATATCAATACAGCAGGGAAAGAAGTTGTTCCTCCTCAATATAAATCCGGTGGAGACTTCTCGGAAGGATTGGCCCCTGTGCAAAATACTAAGGGAAAATGGGGATTCATCAATAAACAGGGAAAAGTCGCGATTCCCTTTAAATTTACGGATGCCCAGGATTTTAGTGAAGGCCTGGCGAGTGTGAAAAATGCAAAAAACGAAGTCGGATTTATTGATAAAAACGGAACGCTGGTCATTAAATATCAACAAAAATATGATGTTGCCTCTCCGTTCAAAGAAGGCTTAGCTTTAGTCGGTAAACAAACACAATCATCCGTCTCAGACGGCAAATTTGGCTACATCAATCGTCAAGGGCAACTGCTAACTAAACTTGAGTACAGATCCGAATCTTCTTCCTTCTCTAATGGCTATGCTGTTGCTTTTATCAAGCCAGGCAAAGCGTTTATTGTATCTAAACATTCCGTTTCAAAATAAAAAAGACGACCCCGGAGGCAGATCGAGTGGATCTGCTTCCGGGGTCATTAGATTTCCAATATCTCGTATACAATTAGTCGTGTGTGTAGAATTTTACCCCAGGCAGATCTGCTGCCACCCACGAATAATTAATGGTATTACTGTTGTAATTTTTGGTCCCCGCCTGTGCAACCTGTACCTCCTTCAAAATCGTGATCGATGAACCCTTCGGTCTGACAACGACCACATGACCATGCCCATCTGCTTTTTTGATTCCGATGGTAGGATACCCGAGATTTGCTCTTTTTTGAGCATCCTGAAAGGTTACATTGTACCATCCCGGCGCATTGTTACCCAGTAAAGCATCAGCCATTTGATTGGCTAAGCCACTTGGCAGGGAAGCCGACATCGCAGACATCACATCTTGTGCAAAAATATTACACTTCGTTCCACCTACTGGCGAATACTTTTTGTTCGTTTCTACCTTAAAACCGTCAATTACAGATGCGTAAGTACTTGCACTTCTAGCCATTGAAATTCCCCCTGAATATAAGTTGTAGAGGAAACGACGGAGTCGCTTGAACATCTGAATGGCTCCACATTCATTGATGTTGGCCTCAATTCCCTCTCAACTATTAGGGTGATTTCCGGCTTACTTTAACAACGTAATACTACAAAAAATCGACTTCATTCTCATAACTGAAGGCTTTCTTCACTGATTACGGTTGGAACGATAAGCTCAGGAGTAGTCGTAGGCTTAGCTTGTGTTAAATAGTCTGCTGCCCCCATCATCAGAGCGATGCCGATAAATAGCACGACCCAATTACGATTCTTTTTCATCATCTGTACCTCTCATTCTTCACTGCGCCCGTTCAGCCACTTGAACCAATGGAGCAGATGACTGAATCGGTATTCATGCTGCGAAGCGTACGTCCATACTTCTGGCTCTTCACCGGGCTCCTTCCAGACGAGCATGGAAAAGTGACCTTCTTCCTCGCTCGCAACCGACAGCAGCGAAAGACGATCATCTCCGAATCGGTATGGAGCCGATTCCACCCAGTAATTCCGCATATCGCTGATCCAGCTGCGGAACTGCTCTGTACCTGCGATCCGTAGGACTTCATCAGGTAGTAGCAGATGCTCGTCGATATCCTTCCAATCCCCCGCATATCGGTACCGCGCTGCCAGCATTGGACTGAGTGGTCGGATTTTACCGGGAGCCAACGTAGGCATATAGGCGACGGGAACGACCGGACCGATACTCTGGATAGCATAAGACCGAGCTTCCTCCTCACTCATTCCGTAAGACATAGCCTCCACGAGAAAATCGTTCCGTCTTACACCAAACTGATGCTGATACTGTGACATTTCATCCTGTAGCTCCAGTACCATACCCTGTGCCGTTTCTGTTCCGATCATTCCCAAACACCTCTCATTCCAAAATATAGTCGTGCAATTCCCGTTGCGCTCGATACTTTGCCCAATTGAATTCAGGCCAAGCCGATTCTTCTCTCGTCATGCTCGTCAAACGGGCTTGTAAAAACTCATCTAGTGATCCATGTTCCTTACGGCTAAAGTCAATCAGCAGCGGAATCGCGTCCGCCGATAGCTCACTCAAATATTCCTTATCTATCACCGATGTCGTGCGATACCGTTCGAGATTATTTTCAGCAATCCGTATATCAATGCCCACATAGTTCACGACGACATAGGCGACCAGAGCGAGTACAATATAATATTTCGCCAACGGCAGTTGACGGAAATGAATGCGCATTGCTGCAATAAGCAGTAGCAAGCCCAGAAAAATCATAAACGCGTGTACCAAATAGCGGGTATACGTATAGCCGTATGCTTCTTCGTACATAACCAGCCGGGTATATCCCGAATACAGCATCACACCCGAACAACCCACGAGTATGTACAGCAGGCCGCTGTTCATTTTTTGCACTATACCTGAGCCAAATTCAGTCCACTTCAATACACTGATCATCAGCACAAAGTTGATACCTGTTACCATAACCAGCTCCCCGAATCCTCTTCTCGCATATTCGGCATACGAGGTTCCTTCGGGCAGAGCACCTTCCCATGCACCAAACAAATATCCGAACTGCAACACAACGAACACAACATACACCAGATTCATGACAATCAGCACCGTAGCGGTAATGACAGGGTCAAATTTAATCGCGACCGGCTCGTGGTAAGGCACCGTTGGTCGGTCAATCATCACTGAAGAGTGACCATCATGCTCGGTGGTTTGGCCATTCGTGCGCTCATTTAACCCGTGCCATGATTGGGTCTCTCTCTGCGTATTACGCGGAGCAGGCTGTACAAATCCCCACAAATAACAGAAGAAACAGAAGGTGAAAAAGCAGGTCCAGATCAGCCGCAGCATGCCATTCCCAAAGGACAGCGTTCCGATCCATTCGGGTACTCCAGCTAACAACTTTTCGAACATCCCATCCGCCGAAGCCAGCAAAGATATAATAATGAACAGTAGCGGCAAGGCAATAAGTAAACCGATCAGCACTTTTCCCAATACACGCTTACGCTCATCCTTTACATTTCGAAGGGCTACTGTCTTGACCATCCGAAAGGGGGTCACGATATGACGAAAGTTTTGATAAAACCAATGGCTTAACGCCTGACCGATAATACCGGGTTCTGACCAGCCATGCCTTTTCTCCCCGAACAGCAGCACCATATGTACGCTAATCAGAGCAGGTATCGCCAGCGCATTTAACACGTATAGGACCGGATTATTGAACAGCGCGTATGTCAATGCCAGCATGAAAATGATCACAAACAGCAAACGCCCTATCCATGATCTGGACTGGAAACGATCTCGGTTAAAGGCATACATATAGGCGTAAAAACCAATAACAAAAATTGGCATAGACACGCCCAGCCCATGTCCGTAAAACAGATATTGATGAACCAGCGCCAACACAATTGCGCCAGCAAAGGCGGACAGAAACGACGTTTTCGGCAAAGACGTTCCATTCATCTTGTCATGCATGGTAAATACCTCCACAAATATGCTTTATAACCCTTATTGTAGATGATAAAATAAGAAGATAAAGAGAAATTAATTCAAACAAAATTTCCTATTTTATAAAAGTGACTACGCTTTTAATCAAATATAGAGGAAACGGAGCAACCTTGAATGAAACTCCATGCCCAATTTTTACGGCTTCACTCCCACGCAGCTGACAACAAGGACGATAACCATACCATAGAGACGACGCTGGATGAGCTTGCGGCTATTTTTGACTGTACTCACCGCAACGCCTTGATGATCATTCAGAAAATGGAGCAGCATGACTGGATACAATGGACTCCCCGCCGAGGCAGAGGTCGTCGCTCCAGTCTGCGCTTCCTCATTCAACCGGAAGACATTGCCGTGCAATCCATGATGCAAGCCATAGACCGCCATGATATCAAACGCGCGCTGGATGAAATTCGAGTCCATTCACGCTCCTCCACCATGCAGGAGCATTTGCAAGGCTGGTTGCTGAATTATTTTGGGCATCACGCAGAGGTGCGCAGTGATCAGCAGCAGATCGACACGCTGCGTCTGCCTATTCGCCAGCAGCTCTATACGCTGGACCCGTTGTATTTGAACTGGCTCGCCGAGTCCTTCGTATCCAGCCACGTCTTTGATGGTCTGGCCCGCCGGGCGAACGAAAGCGGCGAGATTTTGCCGGGATTGGCGCACGCTTGGGAGGTGGACACCACTCGTACACAGTGGACCTTTTTCCTGCGTAAAGAAGTGCTGTTTCATAACGGAAAAATACTGACCGCTGAAGACGTCGTCTATACCTTTGAGCGACTGAGTCGGGCGCCGGGAAGGAGACTTTACCATTTTATCGTCCGGCAAATTCAGCACGTCCAGGCGTTAAGTCCGACGATAGTACGCTTCGTACTAAAGGAGCCGAACGAGCTGTTTCTATCCTTCCTGTGTACCAGCCGGGCTGCGATTGTGCCGCGTGAACTTAATCAGGTGGGTGAAGCCGCCTTTGGCATCCGCCCTGTCGGTACAGGGGCTTTCAAAGTCACGGAAATGAACGAAAGCCTGTGTACACTGGAGGCTTTCGCACCTTATTTTCAAGGCCGGGCTCATCTGGACCGAGTGGAAATTGTCCAACTCCCATGGGCGACTAAGCTGGAATCGTCGGATACGGAAGACACCGCTTCTTCTTTTCACATTATCCATAATCCCGTATCGGCGGGAGATACGGATACCGCATGGAGCCAGATTCACTCGGCGGCTTCGGTACGCAAATTTATCACATGTAATACACACAAGGATGGACCACTACGCAATCCAGAAATACGTGCCCGCATTGTAGCATGTCTGGATCATCGCTCCCTTCCTCCAGCAGTGGATTCATCTAACGATTCTTATGAACCACTGGCGGCGCTGCAAATTGCTACCATTCCCGAGTATAAAGCAGACGCAGACCGGGTTGCGGCTCAGCTCGAATCCTGTGGGTATACCTGTAACATCGTGGCTGCATCTATGAACGAATTCAAAAGCTCATCTATCCGTATGGAGTCAGACTTAATCATCTTTTCTCTCTTTCGTGACCGTGACGAGCAATTACGCCTGTTTGACTTGTATCTCAATGTATCTGGGCATGTGGAGCCTCATAGCCGTGTGGATATCGAAAGACTGCTGCGTGAAATTGCACGGGAGGCCGATCATACTGTTAGGGCGCAGCAATTCGAACATATCGAAACTCGGCTCATGGATGAGCACCAGCTGCATATTTTATATGAAAAGCCCGTTCAGACGGCCTATCTCCCTTCTGTACGTGGCGTATCTTTTAACAGTCAGGGCTGGGTGGATCTGCGTCATGTCTGGTTTCCGCCTGCTCAACTTCCAGCTCCCCACTCTTGACGGCAAAAGTGCTCCTTCAAATGCACTTCACATCAAAAAAAGGTATCCTCTTCTTCATAAGAGAATACCTTTTTGAATGCCGCTTTCTAGATCCTCTAAGCGGATGGTTCAAGGGATGAAAAAGCCCATCCCCCCAACCCATGACTGTGGACGTCGCTAGGATCTTCCATAGGGGGAGTAACGGGTGAAAAATTCAATAGGACAAAAACATTAAATGCGAGCAGAGAAAAAACGATCTTTTTTATCATGGATGTACTCTACCTCTCCAAGTAAGTTTTTATATTCCTCTTTGTCCTCAGAAGTGGCAGTATGCCGATACTTTTCAAATAGTCCTACACATTTAATGGTGACAGGATTACCATTCAGCACTACAGAATAGGAAAGACTCTCAAGCAAGAATTTCATGCCTTTGGTATAACGGTGTTTGTTGAGATCATAACAAGCCATCTCTGCCAAAAATCGTGCATAAAGATCTGCTGACATTTGCTCCGTATAGGTGCCTACCTTGACATGCTGATCTGCAAATGCCTCAATTTGTTTTTCAAAGTGCAACAGTACATGATCTACATTAAAATCATAACGGTTGGCCGCTACCATAATTTTATGCAACCCCACCAGAATTTCGCCTTCGTTTTTTTCCAAATAATCCACATATTGCGGAATCACATCCAGGCTGCCTGACATCAACTGATACAAATACCCGTTGGCCTCAGCCCAGTTGCTACAAAGGGCCTTCAAACGCCGAGCTTCTTCCGTATCCTCTTGCACCCAGCTCAAATCAGAGTATAGCGATACATACTCCAGCGCCTTCTGATAATCCCCGCGCTCATCCCACACCCCGGCACGCAACACGTAAGAGTATACAATATACATAAACAAAGGACCCTTAGGTTCCTTGCCACGCTCCGGTCTTCTGGTATTTCCGTATTTTTGCTCGTATTGTACCTTGGCTTTTTGAGCCATTTTTTCAGCAAACCATTCTACTTTATCCCAACGCCGCAAGGAGGCATAGGTATTAGCCAGGTCTCTTAAGGCATCCAGTTGGTCTGCTTCACCCAGTCGGTCCACAAAGCTTTCGAAGTGTGTGGCTGCCCATAAATTTTCGTCCTGGTCATCGCCAACGGCAATCGTAAATAAACGATATTGGCAGAGCGCCAGACGCTCTGAATGTTGGTACTTCTCACTTTCGGAAACATTTTTATAAATAATTGCCGCAGCCTCAAGCTTACCTTCACTGAATAATTCTTCTGCTGTCTCAAACAAAGCTGGGGCGTATATGAGATAGTCCATCATAAACTCCACGACTTGCTTAATACAATCCAGTTTGTTCAGCTCTGCACAGCGATGCAAAAAGGGACGAACCCGTCGCCAATTCGGTGCCGTATTCCGTATAAATTCATCAATGTATAACTCATAGAGGCTCCCTTCTTCAAGCCCCATGCCTGCACCAATCCGATCCAACAGCAGCATCGCAATCGGACGATTACCGTTAATAATGGCACTGATCGTTCCTGCATTAATACCTGTGTTCTCCCCAAACTTACTAATCGTAATTCCTTCTCGTCTGATGTACTGCTCCAGCTCTGCGCGAATTGTGGTTGTTTCCTTCAAATCAGGCACCCCCAGGGATTACTTGCATGATTACAATACAAAAAAAGAAAATTCCCGTGAATATTCCCTTAATTATACAAAAGAAAGCCCACTTAGCCAACCGCTCAAGTAAATTTATATCAAAAAATTCAATAATTCTCCGAATTGCCGTATACTACGGGGAGGTGAGCCGAACAGCTACACCCAATCGGTACGCAGGAAAGGATACGACAAATGGACAACACCCCTACAACAGAACAAGAGATTGCACAATGGATGGTCGCGCAGATCCGTGAAGTGGGCACCCTGAAACAAGAAGATGCAATTGCATATGTACGCTCTGAGTATGGAGAGTAGTATGTGTTTATAAGCGAGCATGGTCATGTATCTCTGGAAAAAGAAATCAAAAAAGCATTCCGCAAGCTTCATGGTGGCAGAATTGCCTGGGATCGTGACGGATTTCTCTGGGCCTGGACTTAACAAGCAAAGCATCTGCCCTAGGCAGGTGTTTTTTTAATCATTTATCCATATATCCTCTGGAGTCGGTTAATTTCTTCCTTCACAAACTGTCGGAGTGTTACAGGCTGTTTCAAGTTCGCCGTATAACCCTCCATTAAATAAATTCCGCCCTTCGGGCCGGATGCGGTAACAATCGGAACGCCGGCTTCAGCCAGGAGATCGATGTCCCTGTAAATAGAGCGTACAGAGGTTTCCAGTGCCAACGCCAATTCTTTGGCCTTCATTCTCCCTCTAGATTCGATACATAATAAAATCGCGATTAAACGATGCAGTCTCACAATCATACCTCCACAATAGATGGTTAACCCGAATTGAAAAGATGATGCAAAGATTGTTGACACCCTGTTGGCAGTAATAGGTGTGTATCATAGAAGTAAAGGGGTGTAATGGATGATGAATATTGGAATATTGGGGACGGGATTCGGCGCGTATCATGCCTCACTGTTAAACAACCATCCCAAAGTAAACAGAATCATGGTATTTGGAAGGAACGAAACCAAGCTGCAAAAGCTGAAAGAGGAGCTAAACGTAGAAGTCACACAAAATATAGAGGATATTCTGCTGGACCCAGACGTGGATATCGTCGATCTATGCCTGCCCTCCCAGCTGCATAGGTCCTATGCCGTGGATGCGCTGAAGCACGGTAAGCATGTATTTTGTGAAACACCGGTTTGCTTTGATCTCGAAGACGCTCTTCTTATGCAACAAGCTGAGAAGCAATATGGTAAAAGGATTCTGGTCAACCAGTTCATTAAGTTTGATCCGGCCTATACCTATCTGTATGAGGCATACCGCCAACAGAAATACGGGAAGCTCATCTCCTTATCTTTGAAAAGAGAAACGCCTCCTCTGTGGGGGGATCTTGGACTAAGCTCCATTCCTACTCAGTTCATGAAAGGCCAAGCTGGCATTTCATGAAAGCGACGAAAACGATCTTATACCTACCGCATTATATGAGTATACCGCATCAGGACAGCAAAAAATCAACCTCGAATCTGCCAATCCATATGAAAAAAGTTTGGATCATGCACTTGAATGCTTTGGCGGACATTCGGAAAGCCTGATTCCACTGGAATCGGCTGTACAAACGCTGAAAGTGGCTATTGAGATTACAAGCAGACTGGGGCAAGCCCAGCGTTAATCCCGTATTTTTTCTTATGCCTGTTCTTATCTACGGAAATCAGCTTCCTATAAGGAAGCTGTATCCGCAG
This window contains:
- a CDS encoding transcriptional regulator yields the protein MKETTTIRAELEQYIRREGITISKFGENTGINAGTISAIINGNRPIAMLLLDRIGAGMGLEEGSLYELYIDEFIRNTAPNWRRVRPFLHRCAELNKLDCIKQVVEFMMDYLIYAPALFETAEELFSEGKLEAAAIIYKNVSESEKYQHSERLALCQYRLFTIAVGDDQDENLWAATHFESFVDRLGEADQLDALRDLANTYASLRRWDKVEWFAEKMAQKAKVQYEQKYGNTRRPERGKEPKGPLFMYIVYSYVLRAGVWDERGDYQKALEYVSLYSDLSWVQEDTEEARRLKALCSNWAEANGYLYQLMSGSLDVIPQYVDYLEKNEGEILVGLHKIMVAANRYDFNVDHVLLHFEKQIEAFADQHVKVGTYTEQMSADLYARFLAEMACYDLNKHRYTKGMKFLLESLSYSVVLNGNPVTIKCVGLFEKYRHTATSEDKEEYKNLLGEVEYIHDKKDRFFSARI
- a CDS encoding SAM-dependent methyltransferase, with the protein product MSRDEKSQSKTKQELDRVVFIGRTFEEYVQMFNLQISELVGKKILDCPAGACSFTALGTKASLDITASDIAYDHKIDDLKRKGLLDIEHAMETLERAKDNYVWSCYGDVQGLSEQRHQALQDCTQDMRKHPERYVAAVLPKLPFGDEQFNIVLSAHFLFMYSDRLDYEFHKNTVHELLRVASEEVRIFPLTDLTGTRYDLLDRLILELEAEGLRVTEAKVPYEFMRNGNSLLSIRKI
- a CDS encoding DUF4153 domain-containing protein; protein product: MHDKMNGTSLPKTSFLSAFAGAIVLALVHQYLFYGHGLGVSMPIFVIGFYAYMYAFNRDRFQSRSWIGRLLFVIIFMLALTYALFNNPVLYVLNALAIPALISVHMVLLFGEKRHGWSEPGIIGQALSHWFYQNFRHIVTPFRMVKTVALRNVKDERKRVLGKVLIGLLIALPLLFIIISLLASADGMFEKLLAGVPEWIGTLSFGNGMLRLIWTCFFTFCFFCYLWGFVQPAPRNTQRETQSWHGLNERTNGQTTEHDGHSSVMIDRPTVPYHEPVAIKFDPVITATVLIVMNLVYVVFVVLQFGYLFGAWEGALPEGTSYAEYARRGFGELVMVTGINFVLMISVLKWTEFGSGIVQKMNSGLLYILVGCSGVMLYSGYTRLVMYEEAYGYTYTRYLVHAFMIFLGLLLLIAAMRIHFRQLPLAKYYIVLALVAYVVVNYVGIDIRIAENNLERYRTTSVIDKEYLSELSADAIPLLIDFSRKEHGSLDEFLQARLTSMTREESAWPEFNWAKYRAQRELHDYILE
- a CDS encoding WG repeat-containing protein gives rise to the protein MLKKLGLAALILVTSLSVMGTGWAASGTTTIEVSKTALDYNVARPLSDGAFHDGLLAAETSAGNLVYYNTKGEKAFSLPAELKPIGDFHEQRAVVKNTKNNLYGYINTKGTLVIPCQYTEANFFSEGKAKVTIADTKENAIIDRTGKIISHFKENGDSEYIFTDGLALAYAPNTGKIGFVNASGQLAIPFKYKYSRGFSDGLAIVQNSQGLYGYINTAGKEVVPPQYKSGGDFSEGLAPVQNTKGKWGFINKQGKVAIPFKFTDAQDFSEGLASVKNAKNEVGFIDKNGTLVIKYQQKYDVASPFKEGLALVGKQTQSSVSDGKFGYINRQGQLLTKLEYRSESSSFSNGYAVAFIKPGKAFIVSKHSVSK
- a CDS encoding ABC transporter substrate-binding protein; the protein is MKLHAQFLRLHSHAADNKDDNHTIETTLDELAAIFDCTHRNALMIIQKMEQHDWIQWTPRRGRGRRSSLRFLIQPEDIAVQSMMQAIDRHDIKRALDEIRVHSRSSTMQEHLQGWLLNYFGHHAEVRSDQQQIDTLRLPIRQQLYTLDPLYLNWLAESFVSSHVFDGLARRANESGEILPGLAHAWEVDTTRTQWTFFLRKEVLFHNGKILTAEDVVYTFERLSRAPGRRLYHFIVRQIQHVQALSPTIVRFVLKEPNELFLSFLCTSRAAIVPRELNQVGEAAFGIRPVGTGAFKVTEMNESLCTLEAFAPYFQGRAHLDRVEIVQLPWATKLESSDTEDTASSFHIIHNPVSAGDTDTAWSQIHSAASVRKFITCNTHKDGPLRNPEIRARIVACLDHRSLPPAVDSSNDSYEPLAALQIATIPEYKADADRVAAQLESCGYTCNIVAASMNEFKSSSIRMESDLIIFSLFRDRDEQLRLFDLYLNVSGHVEPHSRVDIERLLREIAREADHTVRAQQFEHIETRLMDEHQLHILYEKPVQTAYLPSVRGVSFNSQGWVDLRHVWFPPAQLPAPHS